Proteins encoded by one window of Methanobacterium sp.:
- a CDS encoding PepSY domain-containing protein, with the protein MIKKSIIGLIAIIAAVGLVFAAYGDGTNNSSSDKSVNTEKKSSVAKNSATPSTNQISKEEAQKIAQKYIEEPGAKAGKAKLSKIDGEDIYIVPVIYNGNTVGEIHISAKTGKNLGGAGGVS; encoded by the coding sequence ATGATTAAAAAATCAATAATTGGGCTAATTGCAATAATTGCTGCAGTTGGCCTTGTATTTGCGGCATATGGGGATGGGACCAATAATAGTTCCAGTGACAAATCCGTTAATACTGAAAAAAAGAGTTCAGTTGCTAAAAATAGTGCAACTCCCAGTACCAATCAGATATCCAAAGAAGAAGCTCAAAAAATAGCTCAAAAATACATTGAAGAACCAGGAGCAAAGGCAGGTAAAGCAAAATTAAGTAAAATAGACGGTGAAGATATTTACATCGTACCTGTCATATATAACGGAAATACAGTGGGAGAAATACATATCAGCGCCAAAACAGGGAAAAATCTGGGAGGGGCTGGAGGAGTATCTTAA